A genomic segment from Diospyros lotus cultivar Yz01 chromosome 5, ASM1463336v1, whole genome shotgun sequence encodes:
- the LOC127802823 gene encoding uncharacterized protein LOC127802823 isoform X3, whose protein sequence is MAKEHFSHDHPLTFQQWQEGKHCSGCKFPIVHGSVYKCWECNFYLHEQCFKAKRYFKHPFHTTHPLNLHPKPTYPGRFFYCEICRQEGHGFSYGCSDCDFDLHIHCALAPLGTGGTGYSRYNYNYNYNYPQNASGSYGGGNYNNYYPQNSTPSHGGDYPAGYPPAGAYQYHGDNPQFHNNPSDYYATGNEFPQGNQQSADYADQYDPESTDDTLFPQKNFPNPAINQENRPTDAQFGQVSDAASDESIANSPNNTAALSNELSQTDDQYHPVLETAANASAGQYYSPQDGQSGPESDANRTTKVSRAGDENQALSQDAEHFVHHTLRPYNVPQGDPVLCSVCNQKLSGSTYRCSVHLHESCFHLVEQEEEEEEESGEHLVEASKDVAKSHMKIRKHEFKTTEHEPATTKIVARKFVATKTRRRPSQQKDQSLLTGSEDESEEGAKEEEGEEESESTAHEPAATKIVARKSVAIKTRRKLSQQNDQSLLKDSKQELEECLEEDDDDGGEMPQKHYLIKLQGNMPQLKHKSEAIDHKLVDTRIVAHKSFATKTSQRTSQQNDPSTLKEEELEEDPEEEEEMFGKHFVESSVDSIEMQRKVVEHKHKSKTIALESVDTKIVARKSVATKTRPRISQRNGQSMLKEEESKEGQEEEEEEEMSGKHFPESSTDSVGTKGRGRLSQQDDQYLLKGSEKELKEGPKEEQQEDSGEHHVIASVDAIVLQMTKRLAQLVKNLGQNLVKFKIVLSFFTFSSRGWEIFLTGLFLIAQLIKNVGQNFAKLKLVSNFYTFSSWGCKIFLAGLFLIAQLIKKVGQRSTKFKLVSGFYTFSSWGWKIFMAGFFFIAQSIKNVGQSLAKFKLVSSFYTFSSWGWKVFLVGLLLIAQSIKNVRQSLAKFKLVSSFYTFSSWGWKVFLVGLLLIAQSIKNVRQSLAKISLSSHSFSSSGRKIFLLGLFFLITLWCLSFFLRRWVCYFCQAVTY, encoded by the exons ATGGCAAAGGAGCATTTCAGCCACGACCACCCCCTGACCTTTCAGCAATGGCAGGAAGGAAAACATTGCTCCGGCTGCAAGTTTCCCATCGTCCATGGATCGGTGTACAAGTGCTGGGAATGCAACTTCTACCTTCACGAACAGTGCTTCAAAGCCAAGCGCTACTTTAAGCACCCTTTCCACACCACTCACCCTCTCAACCTTCATCCCAAACCCACTTATCCCGGCCGTTTCTTTTACTGCGAGATCTGCCGCCAGGAAGGCCATGGCTTTTCCTATGGCTGTTCCGACTGTGACTTTGACCTCCATATCCATTGCGCTTTGGCACCTCTTGGCACTGGAGGCACTGGTTATTCTaggtataattataattataattataattaccCCCAAAACGCGTCCGGATCCTATGGAGGAGGTAATTATAACAACTATTACCCCCAAAACAGCACGCCAAGCCATGGAGGTGATTATCCTGCAGGTTACCCACCAGCCGGAGCATATCAATATCATGGGGACAACCCACAATTCCATAATAATCCAAGTGATTATTATGCTACTGGGAATGAGTTTCCACAGGGCAACCAGCAGTCAGCAGATTATGCTGATCAGTATGATCCTGAATCTACAGACGATACCCTTTTCCCCCAGAAGAATTTCCCAAATCCAGCTATTAACCAGGAAAACCGGCCAACAGATGCTCAGTTTGGGCAAGTATCTGATGCTGCAAGCGATGAATCTATTGCCAATTCTCCTAACAATACAGCTGCCCTTTCGAATGAACTTTCACAAACTGATGATCAGTATCATCCGGTTCTTGAAACGGCTGCCAATGCTTCTGCAGGACAGTACTACTCTCCACAAGACGGTCAATCCGGGCCGGAATCTGATGCTAATCGAACAACAAAGGTGTCACGAGCTGGTGATGAAAATCAAGCACTGTCGCAAGATGCGGAGCACTTCGTCCACCACACTCTGCGGCCTTATAATGTCCCGCAGGGGGATCCTGTTCTTTGCTCGGTTTGCAACCAGAAGCTTTCTGGCTCGACTTATAGGTGCAGCGTCCACCTACACGAGTCGTGTTTTCACTTAGTCgagcaagaggaagaagaagaagaagagtctGGAGAACATTTAGTAGAAGCCTCGAAAGATGTTGCCAAGTCCCATATGAAAATACGTAAGCATGAATTTAAAACTACAGAGCATGAACCTGCTACCACGAAAATTGTAGCTCGTAAATTTGTTGCCACAAAAACTAGACGAAGGCCCTCGCAACAAAAGGATCAGTCTCTCTTGACAG GCTCTGAGGACGAATCAGAAGAAGGCgcaaaagaagaag aaggagaagaagagtcTGAAAGTACAGCCCATGAACCTGCTGCCACTAAAATTGTAGCTCGCAAATCTGTTGCCATAAAAACTAGACGAAAGCTCTCTCAACAAAATGATCAATCTCTATTGAAAG ACTCAAAGCAAGAATTAGAAGAATGCCTagaggaagatgatgatgatggtggtgaAATGCCTCAAAAACATTATTTGATCAAGCTACAAGGGAATATGCCTCAGCTTAAGCATAAATCTGAAGCTATAGACCACAAATTGGTTGACACAAGAATTGTTGCCCATAAATCTTTCGCCACTAAAACCAGTCAAAGGACCTCTCAACAAAATGATCCATCTACATTGAAAG AGGAGGAATTAGAAGAAGacccagaagaagaagaagaaatgtttGGAAAACATTTTGTAGAATCCTCAGTTGATTCAATTGAGATGCAAAGGAAAGTGGTTGAGCATAAACATAAATCTAAAACTATAGCCCTTGAATCAGTTGACACTAAAATTGTCGCACGTAAATCTGTTGCCACTAAAACCAGACCAAGGATCTCTCAACGAAATGGTCAATCTATGTTGAAAG AGGAAGAATCAAAAGAaggccaagaagaagaagaagaagaagaaatgtctGGAAAACATTTCCCAGAATCCTCAACTGATTCAG TTGGCACTAAAGGAAGAGGAAGGCTCTCCCAACAAGATGATCAATATCTCTTGAAAG GCTCAGAGAAAGAATTAAAAGAAGGCCCAAAAGAAGAACAACAAGAAGACTCTGGAGAACATCATGTTATAGCCTCAGTTGATGCAATAGTGCTTCAGATGACCAAACGACTAGCTCAATTGGTTAAGAACCTGGGACAAAATTTGGTCaaatttaaaatagttttgagCTTCTTCACCTTTTCTTCTCGGGGCTGGGAAATTTTCCTTACCGGTCTATTCTTGATTGCTCAGTTGATTAAGAACGTAGGACAAAATTTTGCCAAATTAAAACTAGTTTCGAACTTCTACACTTTTTCTTCTTGGGGCTGCAAAATCTTCCTGGCTGGTCTATTCTTGATCGCTCAATTGATCAAGAAAGTGGGACAACGTTCAACCAAATTTAAATTAGTTTCAGGGTTCTACACTTTTTCTTCTTGGGGCTGGAAAATCTTCATGGCTGGTTTCTTCTTCATTGCTCAATCTATTAAGAATGTGGGACAAAGTTTGGCCAAATTTAAATTAGTTTCAAGTTTCTACACTTTTTCTTCTTGGGGTTGGAAAGTCTTCCTGGTTGGTCTATTATTGATTGCTCAATCGATTAAGAATGTGAGACAAAGTTTGGCCAAATTTAAATTAGTTTCAAGTTTCTACACTTTTTCTTCTTGGGGTTGGAAAGTCTTCCTGGTTGGTCTATTATTGATTGCTCAATCGATTAAGAATGTGAGACAAAGTTTGGCCAAAATAAGTTTGAGTTCccactctttttcttcttcggGTCGCAAAATCTTCCTACTTGGTCTATTCTTCTTGATCACTTTGTGGTGTCTTAGCTTCTTCCTTCGCCGTTGGGTTTGCTACTTTTGTCAGGCTGTCACTTATTAA
- the LOC127802823 gene encoding uncharacterized protein LOC127802823 isoform X2, translating into MAKEHFSHDHPLTFQQWQEGKHCSGCKFPIVHGSVYKCWECNFYLHEQCFKAKRYFKHPFHTTHPLNLHPKPTYPGRFFYCEICRQEGHGFSYGCSDCDFDLHIHCALAPLGTGGTGYSRYNYNYNYNYPQNASGSYGGGNYNNYYPQNSTPSHGGDYPAGYPPAGAYQYHGDNPQFHNNPSDYYATGNEFPQGNQQSADYADQYDPESTDDTLFPQKNFPNPAINQENRPTDAQFGQVSDAASDESIANSPNNTAALSNELSQTDDQYHPVLETAANASAGQYYSPQDGQSGPESDANRTTKVSRAGDENQALSQDAEHFVHHTLRPYNVPQGDPVLCSVCNQKLSGSTYRCSVHLHESCFHLVEQEEEEEEESGEHLVEASKDVAKSHMKIRKHEFKTTEHEPATTKIVARKFVATKTRRRPSQQKDQSLLTGSEDESEEGAKEEGEEESESTAHEPAATKIVARKSVAIKTRRKPSQQNDQSLLKDSKQELEECLEEDDDDGGEMPQKHYLIKLQGNMPQLKHKSEAIDHKLVDTRIVAHKSFATKTSQRTSQQNDPSTLKEEELEEDPEEEEEMFGKHFVESSVDSIEMQRKVVEHKHKSKTIALESVDTKIVARKSVATKTRPRISQRNGQSMLKEEESKEGQEEEEEEEMSGKHFPESSTDSAHKSVGTKGRGRLSQQDDQYLLKGSEKELKEGPKEEQQEDSGEHHVIASVDAIVLQMTKRLAQLVKNLGQNLVKFKIVLSFFTFSSRGWEIFLTGLFLIAQLIKNVGQNFAKLKLVSNFYTFSSWGCKIFLAGLFLIAQLIKKVGQRSTKFKLVSGFYTFSSWGWKIFMAGFFFIAQSIKNVGQSLAKFKLVSSFYTFSSWGWKVFLVGLLLIAQSIKNVRQSLAKFKLVSSFYTFSSWGWKVFLVGLLLIAQSIKNVRQSLAKISLSSHSFSSSGRKIFLLGLFFLITLWCLSFFLRRWVCYFCQAVTY; encoded by the exons ATGGCAAAGGAGCATTTCAGCCACGACCACCCCCTGACCTTTCAGCAATGGCAGGAAGGAAAACATTGCTCCGGCTGCAAGTTTCCCATCGTCCATGGATCGGTGTACAAGTGCTGGGAATGCAACTTCTACCTTCACGAACAGTGCTTCAAAGCCAAGCGCTACTTTAAGCACCCTTTCCACACCACTCACCCTCTCAACCTTCATCCCAAACCCACTTATCCCGGCCGTTTCTTTTACTGCGAGATCTGCCGCCAGGAAGGCCATGGCTTTTCCTATGGCTGTTCCGACTGTGACTTTGACCTCCATATCCATTGCGCTTTGGCACCTCTTGGCACTGGAGGCACTGGTTATTCTaggtataattataattataattataattaccCCCAAAACGCGTCCGGATCCTATGGAGGAGGTAATTATAACAACTATTACCCCCAAAACAGCACGCCAAGCCATGGAGGTGATTATCCTGCAGGTTACCCACCAGCCGGAGCATATCAATATCATGGGGACAACCCACAATTCCATAATAATCCAAGTGATTATTATGCTACTGGGAATGAGTTTCCACAGGGCAACCAGCAGTCAGCAGATTATGCTGATCAGTATGATCCTGAATCTACAGACGATACCCTTTTCCCCCAGAAGAATTTCCCAAATCCAGCTATTAACCAGGAAAACCGGCCAACAGATGCTCAGTTTGGGCAAGTATCTGATGCTGCAAGCGATGAATCTATTGCCAATTCTCCTAACAATACAGCTGCCCTTTCGAATGAACTTTCACAAACTGATGATCAGTATCATCCGGTTCTTGAAACGGCTGCCAATGCTTCTGCAGGACAGTACTACTCTCCACAAGACGGTCAATCCGGGCCGGAATCTGATGCTAATCGAACAACAAAGGTGTCACGAGCTGGTGATGAAAATCAAGCACTGTCGCAAGATGCGGAGCACTTCGTCCACCACACTCTGCGGCCTTATAATGTCCCGCAGGGGGATCCTGTTCTTTGCTCGGTTTGCAACCAGAAGCTTTCTGGCTCGACTTATAGGTGCAGCGTCCACCTACACGAGTCGTGTTTTCACTTAGTCgagcaagaggaagaagaagaagaagagtctGGAGAACATTTAGTAGAAGCCTCGAAAGATGTTGCCAAGTCCCATATGAAAATACGTAAGCATGAATTTAAAACTACAGAGCATGAACCTGCTACCACGAAAATTGTAGCTCGTAAATTTGTTGCCACAAAAACTAGACGAAGGCCCTCGCAACAAAAGGATCAGTCTCTCTTGACAG GCTCTGAGGACGAATCAGAAGAAGGCgcaaaagaagaaggagaagaagagtcTGAAAGTACAGCCCATGAACCTGCTGCCACTAAAATTGTAGCTCGTAAATCTGTTGCCATAAAAACTAGACGAAAGCCCTCTCAACAAAATGATCAATCTCTATTGAAAG ACTCAAAGCAAGAATTAGAAGAATGCCTagaggaagatgatgatgatggtggtgaAATGCCTCAAAAACATTATTTGATCAAGCTACAAGGGAATATGCCTCAGCTTAAGCATAAATCTGAAGCTATAGACCACAAATTGGTTGACACAAGAATTGTTGCCCATAAATCTTTCGCCACTAAAACCAGTCAAAGGACCTCTCAACAAAATGATCCATCTACATTGAAAG AGGAGGAATTAGAAGAAGacccagaagaagaagaagaaatgtttGGAAAACATTTTGTAGAATCCTCAGTTGATTCAATTGAGATGCAAAGGAAAGTGGTTGAGCATAAACATAAATCTAAAACTATAGCCCTTGAATCAGTTGACACTAAAATTGTCGCACGTAAATCTGTTGCCACTAAAACCAGACCAAGGATCTCTCAACGAAATGGTCAATCTATGTTGAAAG AGGAAGAATCAAAAGAaggccaagaagaagaagaagaagaagaaatgtctGGAAAACATTTCCCAGAATCCTCAACTGATTCAG CCCATAAATCAGTTGGCACTAAAGGAAGAGGAAGGCTCTCCCAACAAGATGATCAATATCTCTTGAAAG GCTCAGAGAAAGAATTAAAAGAAGGCCCAAAAGAAGAACAACAAGAAGACTCTGGAGAACATCATGTTATAGCCTCAGTTGATGCAATAGTGCTTCAGATGACCAAACGACTAGCTCAATTGGTTAAGAACCTGGGACAAAATTTGGTCaaatttaaaatagttttgagCTTCTTCACCTTTTCTTCTCGGGGCTGGGAAATTTTCCTTACCGGTCTATTCTTGATTGCTCAGTTGATTAAGAACGTAGGACAAAATTTTGCCAAATTAAAACTAGTTTCGAACTTCTACACTTTTTCTTCTTGGGGCTGCAAAATCTTCCTGGCTGGTCTATTCTTGATCGCTCAATTGATCAAGAAAGTGGGACAACGTTCAACCAAATTTAAATTAGTTTCAGGGTTCTACACTTTTTCTTCTTGGGGCTGGAAAATCTTCATGGCTGGTTTCTTCTTCATTGCTCAATCTATTAAGAATGTGGGACAAAGTTTGGCCAAATTTAAATTAGTTTCAAGTTTCTACACTTTTTCTTCTTGGGGTTGGAAAGTCTTCCTGGTTGGTCTATTATTGATTGCTCAATCGATTAAGAATGTGAGACAAAGTTTGGCCAAATTTAAATTAGTTTCAAGTTTCTACACTTTTTCTTCTTGGGGTTGGAAAGTCTTCCTGGTTGGTCTATTATTGATTGCTCAATCGATTAAGAATGTGAGACAAAGTTTGGCCAAAATAAGTTTGAGTTCccactctttttcttcttcggGTCGCAAAATCTTCCTACTTGGTCTATTCTTCTTGATCACTTTGTGGTGTCTTAGCTTCTTCCTTCGCCGTTGGGTTTGCTACTTTTGTCAGGCTGTCACTTATTAA